In the genome of Paenibacillus pabuli, the window ATCCAAATGCTCTGTATCCAGCTTAAGTGTCTCCGTGAACAAAGCTACAGATAGATCATCCGCAATGTCCAGTTCAAGGGCACGTAAATGTGTCGGATAAGCATCCGTCAGAAGACGGATCCCTTCGGACTCTTCCATGTCCAACCCTGCCGCATACACAATATAACCTCTCTTCAGCATTTGTGCCGTCAGAGCCAACCCTAACCCCCGAGCCGCCCCGGTTACACATACGGTTTTCATCAGCTGTCCCTCCCTCACAAGCCTAATCTGTCTTTAATTCATTCCACATTATGATCTAAAAACCTTTAATTATGAATGGGTACAACTAACTTCACGACCAAAGTCTCAGGTGGATTCCCTTGAATCAGCGTTCGTTCAGCTTATAGAAAATAAACTGCAAAAAAAATTCTGATCCATATTGCGGATCAGAACCTGGAACAACGCGGCTTATTAAGTTTGTGTTTTACAGAAGATGAGACTTGTCCGCAGATCTGGCAGCATAGTAACGCCCCAATTCAACGATTAGTGCCCCCATTTTCTCATCCTCCGGAACCACAAGTGCCTCAATACCCTCTTCACGCATCGCGTTTGCTGTAACCCTGCCTACCGAAGCAGGCACAACGCCCTGACGGAAAGCTTCCTGCATCGATTCAAGCTTCCCTTTTGAAGCCGCATATTCGACAAGAAACCGCACTTGCGGCCCACTTGTAAACGCGACAGCATCTACCTCATGCAGTAGAATTTCATTCAACAGCTGTTCCAGTTCGCCCTCTTCGGGCGGGACGTGACGATAAGGAAGTACTTGACGTACAAGAGCCCCTTGTTCCTCCAGCCATCCGACCAGCTTGGGCGCCGTTTCCCCGTGCAGCTGCAGCATTACTTTCTGTCCCGCAAGTTCGTGGGGTGCAAATTCACGAATCAACCCGTCTGTGCTGCCATCATCATCCCGCACCAGCGGGGTCAATTTACGTTTTCGGAGTGCATTAACGGTCTTGTACCCTCTTGCTGCAATTAGCGATTCCGATAACACATCCAGCAATTGGCCTGCAATCTCCATATCCTCAGCCATATCAAAAATGGCGTCCAATCCCATACCCGTAGTGAATACCGTCCAGTCTGGCGGATCCGATATCCAGGATACCAAACCATCCCGAATATTACGATCGTCCAGAAAAACAGTCCCCTGCGCAGGACGGACAAGCGGGATCCCACCCATTTTCTCAACCAGCAAGGACATCTCTTTGGATTTTCGCGGTCCTGTCAGTGCTACTCGTATACCCGCCAAATGTTGAACCATCCCTGTTCCCCCTCGTTTATTCAGCCGAATGTCATCAGTCTGACTACAGTATACAGGGTACTTTTATCGAGGGAAACCGGGTTTCTCCTCTTTTGGGCGGTTCAGTTATAACGATTTTTGATGGCATATATCAGGAAGGCTGTAATTCTCCACCCTGAGGCCCTTCACGTTTGCCCTTGTCAGGCTCTGACTTTTCTCGATCCTGCGATGCTTTTCCTTCTTTATCCTCTTGATGATCCTTCGTTTTATGCTGGTTATTCTGGCTATCGCCTGCGTGCCTGTCGTTCATGCCCTTTTTTCGGGGACGAAGGAACACGAAAAGGATGATGGGAAACAGCACCTCAAACACAATCGCAATCCATGTCCATTCCCGTGTAAAGCGAAAAAGTTGGATCGCATTTTTGAAAAACCAGAAACCGCAGACAAACCCAAGCAATGCAACCGGACCGGTCATCACTTTACCCGAAACCTTCGGAATCATTCGTTTCAGTCCCCAACAGATAAAATAAAGATCAAATGCAAGCTTCGTAATCATCGCGGGTAATGTTGCCGCTGCCAGAGCCAGATCAAACCGATCCAGGAAATCACTGATTTGCAGCTGCCTTGCCAGCTCATAAGAGGGATATACCAGCCTGGATGCGATCGGCACGCCAATCGCTGTGATGGTTTCAGTGATAATCAGCACCAATAACAAGGCTGAAATCGTAATCCCCCACATGACCGATTTAAAGCGAAAATCACTGCCTTTGACTACAAAGGGGATTGCAATCATCTCTCCAAAAAAGGAAAATATGTACCAGCTTCCTTTGCCTACTCCTGCAATATCAATGTCAAAATAAGGCATAAGGTTATCCATGTTAATTTGCTGAATAAGCATAAACGGCACAATCAACGAATTCAGCAAAAACAAAGCCACATACAGCTCGGACATCCCGATTAGAGACCCCAGTCCCCCCCTTACGATAAACACAGCCATAACCATCAGAGTCAAAACAATAATGGAGATAGGAGTCGTTTCCAGCAAAGTAATACTTATATAGTCACCCAATAGACGAATATCACGGGCAAATATAAAGAGAAAGAACATGATATACAGCAGACTTGTCACACGACCCAAAAAGGGGAACCGTTCCACCAGAGATTCAAACAAATCCTGATTGGGAAATCTCCTCTGAACTCGGTTTAACATCCATAACGATGCCACCATGACTATAAACACAGGGATATAGGATAAATAAGCATGCTGCTTCGCATAAAAAATAGCCTGTGCATGCGGCTGGATCAACGTACCTGTTACACTGAGCAGCATAATAAGCAGCACCAACTGACGGCCCGTCACTCCCTGATTCATGGGGTACCTCCTTTCTATCCTATTTATTCAAGCGAATTTATTGAAACAGAGTTAGGGTAACGGCAGATAGCGTTGAATGAATTGAGTTAGCCACGTGGCGACAAAAACGGTTCTGCTTAAAGTGGTTACATAGAACCAGATCCCGGCGCTGACTGCGATCAATCCATAGGATAACCAGCGATTAATGACCGCTGCCTGCTTCAAATGCCTGAAATCCATAAAAATCACGACAACAACCATACCCAGATAAGTGAACAGCAGCGGCTTAATCATGAACAATATCCTCCTCTTGCAATCCAAACGGTTTATTGATAACCCCAACATTTTCAATAATGATATGAGGTTCAACCTTAACTACTACATTCGGATAAATGTCATCCCAACGATCCTTTATCTTTTTCCATTCTTTGGGCATTTGTTGATGAATGGAACGACCGACACCCAAAATATCCGCAGGATATTTTTTCTGAATCAGCCTGACCCCTTCCTTAATGTCATCTTGGATCTTTTCATGAAGAGCTTGACTCATATTCTTAATCTCCTGGTCTCGCAGGTCACCATAATTTGACTCATTGTCTACCATGACTCCCTTGGCATAAAGTCTGATGGTCACCGACACTTTTCCATTATTAATATGAGGATGCAAGGAAGAATTGTTTTCGTTCAGCTTGATAAAAAAATCACCCTTCCCATGGGGTGCTTTGACCATAATCTCCGGTTCATTGGCTTCACCCATCGCCAATATAAGTGCATCGGCAGGTGCTTTACTAATCATTCCTATTAATTTGTCCTTTTTAAATATGGCGAGACCATCCAGCTTGATGTTGGTTTTGACGTCCTTCCAATTGCTAGGTACATTGTCAACGGTCGAAGCGACCGGCAAGAATGGATCTACCCCTTCCGAAAGTATCGCATCCGTGAATGTCTTGAGCGAACGCGGTCTGCGCATATTGAGAAAGCATAGTTCACGTACCATTTCCGAAGGGAATTTTTCAATTGGTGCATCGGTATCAAGCACTTTGTAGGCAGGGCCTCTCGTAACGATGGGTAGTGCAGAGAAGCGATTGAGCGGGAAACGTGTAAGCAGATCCAGCATGGGGGCAACCCCCTCGCGTGCAAGCTCCTCTCCAATCAGCATGGTACGTCGATGTGCATAATAAAGCTCACGTGAGAGTGACTTTTGGCCTTCGATCGATGTTCCACGCAAGGTTTTGGCTGTATTGGATAACATGAACCAGGACTTGTCACCACTTGTGCCCCCGCCGCCACCTTCACTTCCGGAGGAACCTGACTGACCAGGGAGAGCAATCTGCAGACTGGTTCTGTAATTATCATCTTCCTTGTCGATGGCCAGACCAATCACAAAAGCGATATCATTAATTTCTTTTCGATCCCAGCATCCGGATATAAAAATCGTACACAGGAGCATGATGGCTACTGCATGCCGCTTATGGATAAGAAACATATGCTTACCACCCCTCCTCAGCTTCAGGTGAACCATTAATCTTCTCATTCATCCGCTGCTGGTCACGATGAACCGTTGAAGGACGATGGATCATTTTCCACCATGGAACACGAATCAGAATATCCTTGGTATCCTTCTTGCTATAGGGACTGAGACCTGACAGATAAGGTACTCCAAAAGACGTCATTTGCGTCAGATGTACCGAGATCAGCACGAGTCCAATGACAATGCCATACAAGCCAAGTGCGCCGGCAAGCAGCATAATCGGAAAACGAAGCAAACGAACCGTAATGGCAAAGTTAAAGCGCGGAATCGTGAACGACGCAATCCCTGTCATGGATACAATAATAACCATCGGTGCAGATACAATCCCGGCCTGAACGGCCGCCTGTCCAATAACAAGCGCCCCCAGAATACTGACAGCCTGACCTACCGTTTTGGGTAACCTGACCCCCGCTTCTCGCAAGGCCTCGAATGACAGCTCCATGATGAGGGCTTCCACCAATGCAGGAAATGGAATGGCCTCCCTTGCCCCGGCAATACTCAGAATCAGTGTGGTAGGCAGCATATCCTGGTGGAAGGTCGTAATGGCGATGTATAGGGCAGGCAGAAAGAGCGCGATGGCAACAAACAAAAACCGAATCCACCGTATCAGATTACTGATAAAGAACCGTTCATAATAATCCTCACTGGCCTGAAGCATCTGCCACATGGTCACCGGGGCAATCAAGGCGAACGGGCTGCCATCCACAAAAATGGCAAATCGGCCTTCCAGCAGGTTGCCCGCAACCGTATCCGGGCGTTCGGTATAGTGCATCTGCGGAAAAGGGGAAAATGGATGATCCTCTATCAATTCTTCGATATACCCTGTCTCCAGAATTCCATCAATTTTGATCTTGTTAAGGCGTTTCTTGACATCCTTAATCAGCTTGGGATCCGCAATATCATCAATGTAGGTGAGCACGATATTGGTTTTGGTCTCGGACCCAATCGTCATGCTTAACATCTTAAGCGCAGGTGTTTTCAGCTTGAAACGAAGCAGAGCTGTGTTTACCCGCAAAGTTTCCGTAAAGCCTTCGCGTGGTCCTCGGATAACCGACTCGGTCTGGGGCTCCTCCACACCACGTCGCAACCCGCCCTTGACGTTGAATAACCAAGCCTCCTTGCTCCCGTTGATCAACAGCAGTGCAGAGGATTCGAGCACCCCATCCGCAGCGGCTGCCCATGAATCCACTTTTTTCACTTGCGTCAGGGCGATTCGTGTATCGTCCAGGGGGGCCGCAGGTTCATCGGTTCGCTGCTCAATCAGACCGCGAATCAGAGGTCGGAGCATATGATCCTGAATATCCGTCGAATTCACAATGCCCTCGATGTACACCAACAGTCCTTCTACTTCAGGTGAAATCTTGACATTGCGGAAGATTACATCCGAACAGTCGGAGAATATGTCTTCCAGTGCCAACATATGGCTTTCATGAGAAAGGCCTATAGGTTGTCGCAAAATGGGGGGAGACGGCAGCCCCAAGGGGATGTGCTTTTTCTTTTCTGAATCTCGGGAACGCTCTTTCCCTGATGTCTTGTCCGCCATATGCCGCCCCTCCGTTCCTGTTTTTTTATACAAGGTAGCTTGTGCCAGATGATGGGGAATTATGTGGTCTTTTTTTTCGAATCTTGTTGAACACGTTTCTCCTCGGAAAGTGAATTATTTAAGTACAATAAGCAGTGAGCAATACTATTATGGCTGACCTAGTATGCAAAAAGAGCCCTTAAATAGGGCTCTTTATCTTTCCAGTTTTAAACTTCCGAATGAATTACCGTCGGTTTCTCCAGCATCAGTTCCTTGTTACATACATCATCAAATTCCTTGCCATGGTCTATAATCAGACAGATGTGATCTGACAACTGATGTTGGATCAATTCCTTGATGCTATTTTTCCCTTCGTGATCCATATGAGAGACTGCTTCGTCAAAAAGCAAGACATTTGCCCCTTTCAATAAGGCTCTCGCAATAGCAATTCTTTGAATTTGCCCTCCCGATAAATTCTTTCCATTTTCTTCAATCATTTTGTTATTCTTCTCAGGGAATGACTCCATAATCCTGTCCAGCCCCGTAATGCGAAGCACTTTTTCATACTCCATTATTTCAATATGTTCTGCTCCATATTTTATATTGTTCTCGATTGTATTATTGAACAAATATATTTTTTGAGAAACTACAGCCACTTTTTTACGAAGAGAACGTCTATCAAGTGTACTGATAGACACACCATTGATCAGAATATCGCCGTTGTTCTCTTTGAGCTGATAAAGCCCCGTAACTAGCCTGAAAACAGTTGTTTTCCCTGAGCCATTTTCCCCTTTAATGAGAAGTTTATCCCCGGAACTAAGACTGAATTTAACGTTTTTAATAACATGTTCTTGTTCCTCATTATACCGGAATGACACATTTCGAAATTCAATTTTGTGAATAGAGTCTACTTTGTTCTTATCATCATCATACTCACCGACCTGGTCCAAGAAAATATGCAATCTTTTCAGGCTGGCTAATGCTGGCTGTATCGTCAGAGCAGTTGTTGATATACTTTGAACAGGTGCATACATTTTAGGTAAGTAATTCATAAACACCATATATCCCCCGAGTGTCATCCCACTTGTAATTACATCTCTTCCCCCAAGGATAATTAAGAGTACAGAAGATAGTGTTCCTAACAGGACAATTAGTTCAATACCAACGGAGTAAAGAATAGATTGCTTAATACTCGTATTCACCAAATCCTTAGTAGCCGTATTGATTTTTTTCGTTTCCTTGTCTTCTACTGAAAGATGCTTAACCTCTTCGATTCCCTGGACTGACTGCTGAATCTTTTCATTAAGAATTGAACTCTTCTCTGCAGCGTCTAAAGAAATACGGTGTATAGATAACAGGTATCGGTTAGATATGAAGTAATATACCGGCATCAGCAGACACAGAATTAATGTTAATTTTATGTTGATGTTAATAAGGATAATGAACGTTGCAATCAATTCAAAAAAACTTAGTATGACTTTAAATGTGTTTGCTGAAATGAGGCCACCAATAGCATTAACTTCATTCAGTCTGGATGTCAAATACCCACTTGAATATAACCCAAAAAAGTCCATTGGTGAATTAAGCAGTTTCGAAGATATGTCTGTACGAAGATTCAGAAGAATATTTTGGCTAACATTAGTAAATACCACATTAGATAAATAGTTTAAAGTGCTTTTAACAATATAAATGACGGCTAGAATTAACCCCAAGCGGACGACATAACCAAAATCACTCTGTGAAATCCCCTTGTCAAATATATTTTTTATAAGCAAAGCTGGTATAACAGACAATGCCGAAAGAACAATGAGCAATGAAACAGCTATCATCAGCTTACCTTTAAATTGCTTCATATAGACAAAGAGAACTTTCATATAATCGCCCATCCCAGATACCTCACTTCAGTTCACAAGTTTTAACCCCTGTATTCAAACGCTCACAATAGTACATGCCGTTTAATTTTTCGGATTTAAAGCTATCTAAAGCTCTACAATCAAAACAAGATAAGTTTTTTGGACAATCTGAACAACCTTCAATTTGTGTTTTAGACATTTCCCAGAATGG includes:
- a CDS encoding spore germination protein encodes the protein MLALEDIFSDCSDVIFRNVKISPEVEGLLVYIEGIVNSTDIQDHMLRPLIRGLIEQRTDEPAAPLDDTRIALTQVKKVDSWAAAADGVLESSALLLINGSKEAWLFNVKGGLRRGVEEPQTESVIRGPREGFTETLRVNTALLRFKLKTPALKMLSMTIGSETKTNIVLTYIDDIADPKLIKDVKKRLNKIKIDGILETGYIEELIEDHPFSPFPQMHYTERPDTVAGNLLEGRFAIFVDGSPFALIAPVTMWQMLQASEDYYERFFISNLIRWIRFLFVAIALFLPALYIAITTFHQDMLPTTLILSIAGAREAIPFPALVEALIMELSFEALREAGVRLPKTVGQAVSILGALVIGQAAVQAGIVSAPMVIIVSMTGIASFTIPRFNFAITVRLLRFPIMLLAGALGLYGIVIGLVLISVHLTQMTSFGVPYLSGLSPYSKKDTKDILIRVPWWKMIHRPSTVHRDQQRMNEKINGSPEAEEGW
- a CDS encoding uroporphyrinogen-III synthase, which gives rise to MVQHLAGIRVALTGPRKSKEMSLLVEKMGGIPLVRPAQGTVFLDDRNIRDGLVSWISDPPDWTVFTTGMGLDAIFDMAEDMEIAGQLLDVLSESLIAARGYKTVNALRKRKLTPLVRDDDGSTDGLIREFAPHELAGQKVMLQLHGETAPKLVGWLEEQGALVRQVLPYRHVPPEEGELEQLLNEILLHEVDAVAFTSGPQVRFLVEYAASKGKLESMQEAFRQGVVPASVGRVTANAMREEGIEALVVPEDEKMGALIVELGRYYAARSADKSHLL
- a CDS encoding Ger(x)C family spore germination protein, whose protein sequence is MFLIHKRHAVAIMLLCTIFISGCWDRKEINDIAFVIGLAIDKEDDNYRTSLQIALPGQSGSSGSEGGGGGTSGDKSWFMLSNTAKTLRGTSIEGQKSLSRELYYAHRRTMLIGEELAREGVAPMLDLLTRFPLNRFSALPIVTRGPAYKVLDTDAPIEKFPSEMVRELCFLNMRRPRSLKTFTDAILSEGVDPFLPVASTVDNVPSNWKDVKTNIKLDGLAIFKKDKLIGMISKAPADALILAMGEANEPEIMVKAPHGKGDFFIKLNENNSSLHPHINNGKVSVTIRLYAKGVMVDNESNYGDLRDQEIKNMSQALHEKIQDDIKEGVRLIQKKYPADILGVGRSIHQQMPKEWKKIKDRWDDIYPNVVVKVEPHIIIENVGVINKPFGLQEEDIVHD
- a CDS encoding GerAB/ArcD/ProY family transporter, which translates into the protein MNQGVTGRQLVLLIMLLSVTGTLIQPHAQAIFYAKQHAYLSYIPVFIVMVASLWMLNRVQRRFPNQDLFESLVERFPFLGRVTSLLYIMFFLFIFARDIRLLGDYISITLLETTPISIIVLTLMVMAVFIVRGGLGSLIGMSELYVALFLLNSLIVPFMLIQQINMDNLMPYFDIDIAGVGKGSWYIFSFFGEMIAIPFVVKGSDFRFKSVMWGITISALLLVLIITETITAIGVPIASRLVYPSYELARQLQISDFLDRFDLALAAATLPAMITKLAFDLYFICWGLKRMIPKVSGKVMTGPVALLGFVCGFWFFKNAIQLFRFTREWTWIAIVFEVLFPIILFVFLRPRKKGMNDRHAGDSQNNQHKTKDHQEDKEGKASQDREKSEPDKGKREGPQGGELQPS
- a CDS encoding ABC transporter ATP-binding protein, yielding MKQFKGKLMIAVSLLIVLSALSVIPALLIKNIFDKGISQSDFGYVVRLGLILAVIYIVKSTLNYLSNVVFTNVSQNILLNLRTDISSKLLNSPMDFFGLYSSGYLTSRLNEVNAIGGLISANTFKVILSFFELIATFIILININIKLTLILCLLMPVYYFISNRYLLSIHRISLDAAEKSSILNEKIQQSVQGIEEVKHLSVEDKETKKINTATKDLVNTSIKQSILYSVGIELIVLLGTLSSVLLIILGGRDVITSGMTLGGYMVFMNYLPKMYAPVQSISTTALTIQPALASLKRLHIFLDQVGEYDDDKNKVDSIHKIEFRNVSFRYNEEQEHVIKNVKFSLSSGDKLLIKGENGSGKTTVFRLVTGLYQLKENNGDILINGVSISTLDRRSLRKKVAVVSQKIYLFNNTIENNIKYGAEHIEIMEYEKVLRITGLDRIMESFPEKNNKMIEENGKNLSGGQIQRIAIARALLKGANVLLFDEAVSHMDHEGKNSIKELIQHQLSDHICLIIDHGKEFDDVCNKELMLEKPTVIHSEV